One Benincasa hispida cultivar B227 chromosome 5, ASM972705v1, whole genome shotgun sequence genomic window carries:
- the LOC120078388 gene encoding 2-alkenal reductase (NADP(+)-dependent)-like gives MGETVSNKQVILKDSVTGIAKESDFEVTTSTICLKLPESSGKGVLVKNLCLSCDPYMRILMTKTDLYFPIDFYTPASVIFGYGVAKVLESGDPNLKEGDLVWGVTGWEEYSVIEDPQKLFKIHHSDVPLSYYTGILGMAGMTAYFGFYDVCCPKKGEYVFISAASGAVGQLVGQFAKLLGCYVVGAAGTQQKIDLLKNKLGFDEAFNYKQESDLNAALKRYFPKGIDIYFENVGGKMLDAVLGNMRAHGRIAACGMISQYNLEKPEGVHNLLNIILQRLRVQGFEVFDYYHRYSEFLDAVLPLIRAQRLTYVEDIADGLDAGPAALVGLFSGRNVGKQVVAVAAES, from the exons ATGGGAGAGACGGTGAGTAACAAACAGGTGATTTTAAAGGATTCCGTCACCGGAATTGCAAAGGAATCGGATTTTGAAGTGACGACTTCCACCATTTGCTTGAAGCTTCCAGAATCTTCTGGGAAAGGAGTTTTGGTGAAGAATCTCTGCTTATCTTGTGATCCGTACATGCGAATTCTCATGACCAAAACCGATCTTTACTTCCCCATTGATTTTTACACTCCAGCTTCG GTGATATTTGGGTATGGAGTAGCAAAGGTATTGGAATCAGGTGAtccaaatttgaaagaaggtGATTTGGTTTGGGGAGTAACTGGTTGGGAAGAATATAGTGTAATTGAAGACCCACAAAAGCTCTTCAAAATTCACCATTCTGATGTCCCACTTTCATATTACACTGGAATTCTTG GTATGGCAGGTATGACTGCATATTTTGGATTCTATGATGTGTGTTGTCCCAAAAAAGGAGAATATGTGTTTATTTCAGCTGCTTCGGGTGCTGTTGGTCAGCTTGTTGGCCAATTTGCTAAGTTATTAGGTTGCTATGTTGTTGGTGCTGCTGGTACTCAACAAAAG ATTGATCTCCTAAAAAACAAGTTGGGATTTGATGAGGCTTTCAACTACAAGCAAGAATCTGATTTGAATGCTGCATTGAAAAG ATACTTCCCAAAAGGCATTGATATATACTTTGAAAATGTTGGAGGGAAAATGCTGGATGCAGTTCTGGGGAACATGAGAGCCCATGGAAGAATTGCAGCTTGTGGAATGATATCACAGTACAATCTTGAGAAGCCAGAGGGAGTACACAACTTACTAAACATTATTTTGCAGCGACTTCGTGTCCAAGGCTTTGAGGTTTTTGATTACTACCATCGCTATTCTGAGTTTTTGGACGCTGTTTTGCCTCTCATTCGAGCCCAAAGGCTTACTTATGTCGAGGACATAGCTGACGGCCTCGATGCTGGCCCTGCCGCTCTCGTCGGCCTCTTCTCTGGCCGCAATGTCGGGAAGCAAGTCGTTGCTGTGGCGGCTGAATCATGA